A stretch of Leucobacter aridicollis DNA encodes these proteins:
- a CDS encoding MetQ/NlpA family ABC transporter substrate-binding protein translates to MIRSTPARMARLAAAAALTTAALALAGCSAAPNADSTAAGDGDTQVLKVAATTTPMPEVVRAAAEAIEAPYSIELVEVADYVQPNTMLAAGELDANFVQHPPFMEDFNAGNNASLVAIEPVYLTVVGTYSSKHDSMEDIPDGGHIVVPQDVSNQSRALQMYAAAGLIKLDPKVDTWEVTVKDVIDNPKNLQFTEVDLMQLNAAYPEADGVFLHGTFARQLGLVPGEDAIAVEQDPQFAVSLVSRNDNQDSPEVKALAKAFHSDEVRAVLEEFDVPAAF, encoded by the coding sequence ATGATTCGATCCACCCCAGCACGCATGGCCCGACTCGCGGCCGCGGCCGCCCTCACCACCGCGGCGCTGGCGCTCGCCGGCTGCTCCGCCGCCCCGAACGCCGACAGCACGGCCGCGGGAGACGGCGACACGCAGGTGCTCAAGGTCGCGGCGACGACGACACCCATGCCCGAGGTGGTGCGCGCCGCGGCCGAGGCGATCGAAGCGCCGTACTCGATCGAGCTCGTCGAGGTTGCGGACTACGTGCAGCCGAACACGATGCTCGCGGCGGGCGAGCTCGACGCGAACTTCGTGCAGCACCCGCCATTCATGGAGGACTTCAACGCCGGCAACAACGCCTCGCTTGTCGCGATCGAGCCCGTCTACCTCACAGTCGTCGGGACGTACTCGAGTAAGCACGACAGCATGGAGGACATTCCCGACGGCGGCCACATTGTGGTGCCCCAGGATGTCTCGAACCAGTCCCGCGCACTGCAGATGTACGCTGCCGCCGGCCTTATCAAGCTCGACCCGAAGGTCGACACCTGGGAGGTCACGGTTAAGGACGTCATCGACAACCCGAAGAACCTGCAGTTCACCGAGGTCGACCTCATGCAGCTGAACGCCGCCTACCCCGAGGCCGACGGCGTCTTCCTGCACGGCACGTTCGCCCGACAGCTCGGCCTCGTGCCCGGCGAGGACGCGATCGCAGTCGAACAGGATCCGCAGTTCGCGGTCTCACTCGTGAGCCGCAACGACAACCAGGACTCCCCGGAGGTGAAGGCCCTCGCGAAGGCGTTCCACAGCGACGAAGTGCGCGCCGTGCTCGAGGAGTTCGACGTTCCGGCAGCCTTCTAG
- a CDS encoding methionine ABC transporter permease: MNAILTEIQRVFGEHGAEIGTAMAETGYMVLTSIVVAVLIGLPLGVVITLTRAGGILENRGVWLVADLYVTVFRSFPFLLFVVFMIPLTRLVFGTSFGTVAATFPLAFVAVAIYARLTEQILLELPSGLWQAAASMGATVPQTVFRFLLVDGRSGLVYALTSATVSFVSYSTVLGVVGGGGIGDFAMRYGYQRYDFTLMYTTILLIVACVILLQALGLKISRALDKR, encoded by the coding sequence ATGAACGCAATCCTCACCGAGATCCAGCGCGTGTTCGGCGAGCACGGCGCCGAGATCGGCACCGCGATGGCCGAGACCGGCTACATGGTGCTCACTTCCATCGTCGTCGCGGTGCTCATCGGGCTCCCGCTCGGCGTGGTGATCACGCTCACCCGGGCCGGCGGGATCCTCGAGAACCGGGGCGTCTGGCTTGTCGCCGACCTCTACGTCACCGTGTTCAGGTCGTTCCCGTTCCTGCTGTTTGTGGTCTTCATGATTCCGCTCACCCGCCTCGTCTTCGGCACGAGCTTCGGCACCGTCGCGGCGACCTTTCCGCTCGCCTTTGTCGCCGTCGCCATCTATGCGCGCTTGACCGAGCAGATCCTCCTCGAGCTGCCCAGCGGCCTCTGGCAGGCGGCGGCGTCGATGGGTGCGACGGTCCCACAAACCGTGTTCCGGTTCCTCCTCGTCGACGGGCGCTCTGGCCTCGTGTACGCGCTGACCTCCGCGACAGTGAGCTTCGTCTCCTATTCGACGGTGCTCGGCGTCGTCGGTGGCGGCGGGATCGGGGACTTCGCGATGCGCTACGGCTACCAGCGATACGACTTCACCCTCATGTACACCACGATCCTGCTCATCGTCGCCTGCGTCATCTTGCTGCAGGCGCTCGGTCTGAAGATCTCACGCGCGCTCGACAAGCGCTGA
- a CDS encoding methionine ABC transporter ATP-binding protein encodes MIPPTAPAVEFVRVTRTFEGGDQPVTALSDVSLTVPRGAVFGVVGESGAGKSTLLRMMNGLDHPTSGRVLFDGIDLSTLTKRELNAVRHRIGVVFQSFNLVGNLTVRDNIALPLRLQRGRGAEVSRRVAELVDFVGLGPRLDHYPAQLSGGEKQRVAIARALATHPTMLLCDEPTSALDTHTTGEILTLLGATRAEFGTSIVLVTHELDAVKRICDSAAIFEAGELRDIIAVEAQTGSRELSYVEHVRAELQR; translated from the coding sequence ATGATCCCCCCGACAGCTCCCGCCGTGGAGTTCGTTCGCGTCACCCGAACGTTTGAGGGCGGCGATCAGCCGGTGACCGCACTCTCGGACGTCTCGCTCACCGTGCCGCGCGGCGCGGTGTTCGGCGTCGTCGGCGAGAGCGGCGCTGGCAAGTCGACGCTGCTTCGCATGATGAACGGGCTCGACCACCCCACGAGCGGGCGGGTCCTGTTCGACGGCATCGATCTTTCGACGCTCACGAAGCGGGAGCTCAACGCGGTGCGCCACCGGATCGGCGTCGTCTTCCAATCGTTCAACCTCGTCGGCAACCTCACCGTGCGCGACAACATCGCGCTGCCGCTCAGGCTGCAGCGGGGCCGGGGCGCCGAGGTGTCACGGCGCGTCGCCGAGCTCGTCGACTTTGTCGGACTCGGCCCGCGCCTCGACCACTACCCGGCCCAGCTCTCCGGCGGCGAGAAGCAGCGCGTCGCCATCGCGCGAGCCCTCGCCACCCACCCGACGATGCTGCTCTGCGACGAACCGACCTCAGCGCTCGACACGCACACCACGGGCGAGATCCTCACGCTGCTCGGCGCCACCCGCGCGGAGTTCGGCACGAGCATCGTGCTCGTCACGCACGAGCTCGACGCCGTGAAGCGGATCTGCGACTCGGCCGCGATCTTCGAGGCGGGCGAGCTGCGCGACATCATCGCGGTCGAGGCGCAGACAGGCTCGCGAGAGCTCAGCTACGTCGAGCACGTGAGAGCGGAGCTGCAGCGATGA
- a CDS encoding OsmC family protein, producing MDEPRAAGSAAVGPALYTAVARNSTGVTGESVADGGLTVSVAAPPTRADAAAPAGTTNPEELLALSWATCLNAAARVVAGPGIEVSARVEISLHARGSGDGFEFSGRAELYFDGVEDARAAALADAAHARCPVSRMLAGTSRVEVSAVSVPR from the coding sequence ATGGATGAGCCGCGCGCAGCAGGATCCGCCGCTGTAGGCCCAGCGCTCTACACCGCGGTCGCCCGGAACTCGACCGGTGTCACCGGCGAGAGCGTGGCGGACGGTGGGCTCACGGTGTCCGTCGCCGCGCCCCCAACTCGCGCGGATGCGGCGGCGCCCGCGGGCACGACCAACCCCGAGGAACTCCTTGCGCTCTCGTGGGCGACCTGCCTCAACGCCGCGGCGCGCGTCGTCGCCGGGCCGGGGATCGAGGTGTCGGCACGCGTCGAGATCTCGCTGCACGCGCGCGGGTCGGGGGACGGGTTCGAGTTCTCCGGGCGGGCGGAGCTCTACTTTGACGGTGTCGAGGACGCGCGCGCGGCAGCGCTGGCTGACGCCGCCCACGCGCGATGCCCCGTCTCGCGGATGCTTGCGGGGACGTCCCGCGTCGAGGTCAGCGCCGTGAGCGTTCCGCGCTGA
- a CDS encoding DUF6350 family protein: MRAILTGVVATIEAVAVALASLLAVAAYAFLVWWLGFGLAAEPGAVFGGAGAAWLLAHFVPLSAEISAEAMQVLGFAPEALTFTVSLAPLGLTLATAAFAARAGWRFGARGGAGGLGVLGGAVGFGAVAAVVASAVAPGGGVSIGIGWLAAAGCAAVVYGAPSGVAYLARAARDEHPWWIAAIGATETALGKLRIPRPAIVTRVAGQAVRLAAALVTGYVGIAALGFALTLLTRFALVIAASEALQLDLTGTILMFLLQLVLLPVFVIWSGAWLTGSGFAVGVGSSASPFGQLLGPMPGIPVLAAIPDGWGSVAVLAPLLLVLLGIALGIGLGDAARRQSMTRLVSQIVGAAILAGLTIALLNWTATGALGPGRLEAVGPDVWPAAGLAAAELGLGCLLGALAARADIARRVVAGPGEVAARLGFREDGAGADPDLRARVSELPDAATPAPSTGPAADAADPEVPEGPEEWLAPVAPLVPHGGAEADADDQLTEPLDFDPPTARGAGSDAGVAPGDDAEAPTGDEAPQGDAAAAEAELFDQHAATGPVDTVPADAAADRQASQEADAEIDADALIEAYSWDNVDLEPGRDDDEKRAGWRWPGRKG; the protein is encoded by the coding sequence ATGAGAGCAATACTGACCGGGGTTGTCGCAACAATTGAGGCCGTCGCGGTCGCGCTTGCCTCGCTGCTTGCCGTCGCGGCGTACGCGTTCCTGGTGTGGTGGCTCGGCTTCGGGCTCGCCGCCGAGCCGGGCGCCGTCTTTGGCGGCGCGGGCGCGGCGTGGCTGCTCGCGCACTTTGTGCCCCTCTCCGCGGAGATCTCCGCGGAGGCGATGCAGGTGCTCGGGTTCGCGCCCGAGGCGTTAACGTTCACGGTGTCGCTCGCTCCGCTCGGGCTCACGCTCGCGACGGCGGCGTTTGCCGCGCGCGCTGGGTGGCGCTTCGGCGCACGCGGCGGCGCTGGCGGGCTCGGCGTGCTCGGCGGTGCGGTCGGGTTTGGCGCCGTCGCTGCGGTCGTCGCCTCCGCCGTGGCGCCCGGTGGCGGGGTCTCGATCGGGATCGGCTGGCTCGCTGCCGCTGGATGCGCCGCAGTCGTCTATGGCGCGCCGTCTGGCGTCGCCTACCTCGCCAGGGCTGCGCGCGACGAGCATCCCTGGTGGATCGCGGCGATCGGCGCGACCGAGACGGCGCTCGGCAAGCTCCGGATCCCGCGCCCCGCTATCGTCACCCGGGTCGCCGGACAGGCCGTGCGGCTCGCGGCTGCGCTGGTCACCGGGTACGTCGGGATCGCCGCGCTCGGATTCGCGCTCACGCTGTTGACCCGCTTCGCGCTCGTGATCGCGGCGTCGGAGGCGCTGCAGCTCGACCTCACCGGAACGATCCTGATGTTCCTGTTGCAGCTCGTGCTGCTGCCCGTCTTCGTGATCTGGAGCGGTGCGTGGCTCACCGGCTCGGGCTTTGCCGTCGGCGTCGGCAGCTCGGCGTCGCCATTCGGGCAGCTCCTCGGCCCGATGCCTGGCATCCCGGTGCTCGCCGCGATCCCGGACGGCTGGGGGAGCGTCGCGGTGCTCGCGCCGCTGCTGCTCGTGCTCCTCGGGATCGCGCTCGGGATCGGGCTCGGAGACGCCGCGCGCCGCCAGTCCATGACGCGCCTGGTCTCCCAGATCGTGGGGGCGGCGATACTCGCCGGGCTCACCATCGCGCTGCTGAACTGGACTGCGACGGGAGCGCTCGGCCCCGGCCGACTCGAAGCTGTCGGACCCGACGTGTGGCCGGCCGCGGGCCTCGCCGCCGCTGAGCTCGGGCTCGGCTGCCTGCTCGGCGCCCTGGCGGCGCGCGCCGACATCGCGCGCCGGGTCGTCGCCGGGCCGGGCGAGGTCGCAGCGCGCCTCGGGTTCCGCGAGGACGGTGCGGGCGCTGATCCTGATCTGCGTGCCCGCGTGAGTGAGCTGCCCGACGCGGCCACGCCGGCTCCGTCGACCGGGCCAGCCGCGGATGCGGCGGACCCCGAGGTGCCCGAGGGCCCCGAGGAGTGGCTTGCGCCTGTGGCACCCCTCGTCCCGCACGGCGGGGCGGAGGCGGACGCCGACGACCAGCTCACCGAGCCGCTCGACTTCGACCCTCCGACGGCGCGCGGCGCTGGCTCCGACGCGGGCGTCGCGCCGGGCGACGACGCCGAAGCGCCAACTGGCGACGAGGCGCCCCAGGGCGACGCCGCCGCGGCAGAGGCCGAACTCTTCGACCAGCACGCGGCGACCGGGCCGGTTGACACGGTCCCGGCCGACGCCGCAGCCGACCGGCAGGCGAGCCAGGAGGCCGACGCCGAGATCGACGCGGACGCGCTCATTGAGGCGTACTCCTGGGACAACGTCGACCTCGAGCCAGGCCGCGACGACGACGAGAAGCGGGCCGGCTGGCGCTGGCCCGGCCGCAAGGGCTAG
- a CDS encoding thiamine ABC transporter substrate-binding protein, with amino-acid sequence MRTRARSHTTAALLALPLTALLALAGCAGAPDGPADGGDSKKVSLVVHDSFVDGDEFSKLASAATGYDVEVLTAGDGGELANKLVLTKGAPIADAFFGVDNTLVSRVIDNDVAEPLPADMLTGDGLKLATELATDGAEAGTVPVAPIDRGATCVNIDTAWFAEQGVAEPQTFDDLADPAYKDLTVLLDPTASSTGASFMIATIAEFGEDGFVDYWKRLEQNGARTVQGWTEAYNTEFTGVSDTGTRPIVVSYSTSPAFTVNDDESASTTRALLDTCSQQVEYAGVLAGSENPEGARAVVDYLLSEEFQSGIADTMYMYPIDENVELPSSWAKFAPLPDAGQTHDLPAAEIQAGLDGWLRTLGDAVGL; translated from the coding sequence ATGCGTACACGTGCACGCTCACACACCACTGCCGCGCTGCTTGCGCTCCCACTGACCGCGCTGCTCGCGCTCGCGGGCTGCGCAGGCGCGCCCGACGGCCCCGCGGACGGCGGCGACTCGAAGAAGGTCTCGCTCGTGGTCCACGACAGCTTCGTCGACGGCGACGAGTTCTCGAAGCTCGCGAGCGCCGCTACGGGCTACGACGTCGAGGTGCTCACCGCCGGCGACGGCGGCGAACTCGCGAACAAGCTCGTGCTCACCAAGGGCGCGCCGATCGCCGACGCCTTCTTCGGCGTCGACAACACGCTGGTCTCCCGCGTCATTGATAACGACGTCGCGGAGCCGTTGCCCGCCGACATGCTGACCGGCGACGGCCTCAAGCTCGCCACCGAGCTCGCGACGGACGGCGCCGAGGCCGGCACCGTCCCGGTGGCGCCGATCGACCGCGGCGCGACCTGCGTGAACATCGACACCGCATGGTTCGCGGAGCAGGGCGTCGCCGAGCCTCAGACGTTCGACGACCTCGCGGATCCCGCCTACAAAGACCTCACGGTGCTGCTCGACCCGACAGCGTCGAGCACCGGCGCGTCGTTCATGATTGCCACGATCGCGGAGTTCGGCGAGGACGGCTTCGTCGACTACTGGAAGCGTCTCGAGCAGAACGGCGCCCGCACCGTGCAGGGCTGGACCGAGGCCTACAACACCGAGTTCACCGGCGTGAGCGACACGGGAACGCGGCCGATCGTTGTCTCGTATTCGACGTCGCCGGCGTTCACCGTGAACGACGACGAGAGCGCCTCGACGACACGCGCACTGCTCGACACCTGCTCGCAGCAGGTCGAGTACGCCGGCGTGCTCGCGGGCAGCGAGAACCCCGAGGGCGCGCGCGCAGTCGTCGACTACCTGCTGTCCGAGGAGTTCCAGTCGGGCATCGCCGACACCATGTACATGTACCCGATCGACGAAAACGTCGAGCTGCCGTCGAGCTGGGCGAAGTTCGCGCCGCTGCCCGACGCGGGCCAGACGCACGACCTTCCCGCCGCCGAGATCCAGGCAGGCCTCGACGGCTGGCTGCGCACCCTCGGCGACGCCGTCGGGCTGTAA
- a CDS encoding ABC transporter permease gives MRALTRRPLGPLAWGLAAAIPVLFVGVFFLWPVIALVATGLTSGGQLDLGGIPEVLGLERSWRVLGNTLVQASLATLVAILLGVPAAYVLYRLEFRGRGALRALLTVPFVLPAVVVGVAFTALYGPGGALHWLGLDRSLVVVVLALAFFNVTVVARTVGGYWAQLDTRQGQAARTLGAGPVRVFMTVTLPALGPALASAGALVFLFCATSFGVVLILGGREFANIETEVYRLTVQFLDLRSAAVLSLVQFAIVALALVVSALLRGRNERAHEVRVEVRAPRRGDAPVLAVFGLTVLLLHVLPIGALLWRSLQGPRGTGVSLAHYRALFDPPASSPLHGSVVDSALLSFGIACVATLIAVTLGMLVSLVVSRRPRSAALRRGIAIYDAAIMLPLGISAVTLGFGLLLTMHKPLGIGFDLRTSVVLIPIAQALVALPLVVRTLTPVLRSIDTRTREAAMMLGASPLRVLRTIDFALLGRSAGLALGFAFAVSLGEFGATAFLVRPDAQTLPVAIAALVGSPDPASYGMALAASVVLGALAAGIMVIAERWRVDRGVGGSW, from the coding sequence GTGCGCGCACTCACACGTCGCCCGCTCGGGCCGTTGGCCTGGGGGCTCGCCGCGGCGATCCCCGTGCTCTTCGTCGGGGTGTTCTTCCTCTGGCCGGTCATCGCGCTCGTCGCGACCGGGCTGACGAGCGGAGGCCAGCTCGACCTCGGCGGTATCCCCGAGGTGCTCGGGCTCGAACGCAGCTGGCGGGTGCTCGGGAACACGCTCGTGCAGGCAAGCCTTGCGACGCTTGTCGCGATCCTGCTCGGCGTCCCCGCGGCCTACGTGCTCTACCGGCTCGAGTTCCGCGGCCGCGGGGCGCTGCGGGCGCTGCTGACGGTCCCCTTCGTGCTCCCCGCCGTGGTCGTCGGCGTCGCATTCACCGCGCTGTACGGCCCAGGGGGAGCGCTGCACTGGCTGGGCCTTGACCGCTCGCTCGTGGTCGTGGTGCTCGCCCTCGCGTTCTTCAACGTGACGGTCGTCGCCCGCACCGTCGGCGGGTACTGGGCGCAGCTCGATACCCGCCAGGGGCAGGCGGCGCGCACGCTTGGGGCGGGCCCGGTGCGCGTCTTCATGACGGTGACGCTGCCCGCGCTCGGCCCGGCGCTCGCGTCGGCCGGGGCGCTCGTGTTTCTCTTCTGCGCGACCTCGTTTGGTGTCGTGCTGATCCTCGGCGGGCGCGAGTTCGCGAACATCGAAACCGAGGTGTATCGGCTCACCGTGCAGTTCCTCGACCTGCGCTCAGCGGCCGTGCTCTCACTCGTGCAGTTCGCGATTGTCGCGCTCGCGCTCGTCGTGTCCGCGCTCCTGCGTGGCCGCAACGAACGCGCCCACGAGGTCCGGGTCGAGGTGCGCGCGCCGCGCAGGGGCGACGCGCCCGTGCTCGCCGTGTTCGGCCTCACCGTGCTGCTCCTGCACGTGCTGCCGATCGGCGCGCTCCTGTGGCGGTCCCTCCAGGGCCCGCGCGGCACCGGCGTCTCGCTTGCACACTATCGGGCGCTCTTCGACCCGCCCGCGAGCTCGCCGCTGCACGGCTCCGTCGTGGACTCGGCGCTGCTGTCGTTCGGGATCGCGTGCGTCGCAACCCTCATCGCCGTGACGCTCGGCATGCTCGTGTCGCTGGTCGTGTCGCGGCGGCCCCGGTCCGCGGCGTTGCGCCGGGGCATCGCCATCTACGACGCCGCGATCATGCTGCCACTCGGCATCTCGGCGGTGACGCTCGGATTCGGGCTGCTCCTGACGATGCACAAGCCGCTCGGCATCGGCTTCGACCTGCGCACCTCCGTCGTGCTCATCCCGATCGCGCAGGCGCTCGTCGCGCTGCCGCTCGTCGTGCGCACGCTCACGCCGGTGCTGCGCTCGATCGACACGCGCACCCGGGAGGCCGCCATGATGCTCGGGGCGTCGCCGCTCCGGGTGCTGCGCACCATCGACTTCGCGCTGCTCGGCCGGTCGGCGGGCCTCGCGCTCGGGTTCGCGTTCGCCGTGTCGCTCGGCGAGTTCGGGGCGACCGCGTTCCTCGTGCGACCGGACGCGCAGACGCTGCCCGTCGCGATCGCGGCGCTCGTCGGCAGCCCGGACCCCGCGAGCTATGGCATGGCGCTCGCCGCCTCGGTGGTGCTGGGCGCGCTCGCAGCGGGCATCATGGTCATAGCTGAACGCTGGCGGGTAGACCGCGGAGTAGGAGGAAGCTGGTGA
- a CDS encoding ABC transporter ATP-binding protein has protein sequence MIAQATTGASTGLSVVDVSVAYRRDELVVRDASFDVPRGEVVALLGPSGCGKSTLLRAIAGLEPLSTGSVSWAGDDLVGVPPHRREFGLVFQDGQLFTHRSVGENIAYGLRVKRWPRAERDARVAELLDLVGLTGFTNRAVTELSGGQRQRVALARALAPSPRLLLLDEPLSALDRELRDRLAQELAALLRATQTTAVLVTHDEGEAETIADRVLRMRDGRVAG, from the coding sequence GTGATTGCACAGGCCACCACTGGGGCATCGACCGGGTTGAGCGTCGTCGACGTCAGCGTGGCGTACCGCCGCGACGAGCTCGTCGTGCGCGACGCGAGTTTCGACGTGCCACGCGGCGAGGTCGTCGCCCTGCTCGGTCCGTCGGGCTGCGGAAAATCGACGCTGCTGCGCGCTATCGCCGGGCTCGAGCCACTCTCGACCGGATCCGTGAGCTGGGCGGGGGACGACCTGGTCGGCGTGCCGCCGCACCGCCGGGAGTTCGGGCTTGTCTTTCAAGACGGCCAGCTGTTCACGCACCGCTCCGTCGGCGAGAACATCGCGTACGGCCTTCGGGTGAAGCGCTGGCCGCGCGCCGAGCGCGACGCACGGGTCGCAGAGCTGCTCGACCTTGTCGGGCTCACGGGCTTCACGAACCGCGCCGTCACCGAGTTGTCGGGCGGGCAGCGGCAGCGGGTCGCACTCGCGCGGGCGCTCGCGCCAAGCCCGCGGCTGCTGCTGCTCGATGAGCCGCTCTCCGCGCTCGACCGCGAGCTGCGCGACCGGCTCGCGCAGGAACTCGCTGCGCTGCTGCGGGCGACGCAGACGACCGCGGTCCTCGTCACCCACGACGAAGGCGAGGCCGAGACCATCGCCGACCGGGTGCTGCGCATGCGCGACGGGCGGGTTGCTGGGTGA
- a CDS encoding AAA family ATPase → MSGQLAVPSMTPLAARLAHRVLAGRVSVQPQGAWPRTIFIDGRSGSGKTTLAEAIVERLAAQGLPAPQIVGMDELYPGWDGLAAGSAAVPGLLRSGVYRRYDWHAEDFSPEVALDKEAPLIIEGCGSISARALAAARHLGPVYAVWVECPANVRRERALARDGEMFAPHWERWAEQEVRHFASTQPVARAHEVVHVAG, encoded by the coding sequence GTGAGCGGGCAGCTCGCCGTCCCGTCGATGACGCCCCTCGCCGCCAGACTGGCACACCGCGTGCTCGCCGGGCGCGTATCGGTTCAGCCGCAGGGTGCCTGGCCGCGCACGATCTTCATCGACGGACGCTCCGGCTCCGGGAAGACGACCCTCGCTGAGGCGATCGTGGAACGCCTCGCAGCCCAGGGCCTGCCCGCACCCCAGATCGTTGGCATGGACGAGCTGTACCCGGGCTGGGATGGGCTCGCCGCGGGGAGTGCTGCGGTTCCGGGGCTGCTGCGATCTGGCGTCTACCGGCGCTACGACTGGCACGCGGAGGACTTCTCCCCGGAAGTCGCCCTCGACAAGGAGGCGCCCCTGATCATCGAAGGATGCGGCTCGATCAGCGCCCGTGCGCTCGCAGCGGCGCGACACCTGGGCCCTGTGTATGCCGTGTGGGTCGAGTGCCCTGCGAACGTGCGGCGTGAACGTGCGCTCGCCCGTGACGGTGAGATGTTCGCCCCTCATTGGGAGCGCTGGGCCGAGCAGGAGGTGCGGCATTTCGCGAGCACCCAGCCGGTGGCGCGGGCGCACGAGGTGGTGCACGTCGCGGGCTGA
- a CDS encoding SDR family NAD(P)-dependent oxidoreductase, whose translation MLLQDLFGLTGRTALVTGGSSGIGRAIAVALAGAGAHVVIAARTAAGLERAAAEITAREDVGAAGGRASWLQADLTTRAGAHALADAVLEQETAVDIVVNSAGVNIRPPLGELTDPEWDTTMAVNLEAPFVLGQRLSPGMIERGYGRLIHISSQQAHRPFASSGAYGVSKAAVEGLARSQAEAWSSFGVTANSLIPGFVQTPLNTRLSSDPAVVAALAARTLVGRNGLPEDFAGAAVFLASPAAAYVTGQSLAVDGGFSVH comes from the coding sequence ATGCTCCTTCAGGATCTCTTCGGGCTCACTGGTCGCACCGCACTCGTCACCGGCGGAAGCTCCGGCATTGGCAGAGCGATCGCTGTGGCGCTCGCCGGCGCGGGCGCACACGTTGTCATTGCGGCTCGGACCGCCGCTGGACTCGAACGGGCCGCCGCCGAGATCACCGCGCGCGAGGACGTCGGCGCTGCCGGGGGCCGAGCTTCGTGGCTACAGGCCGACCTCACCACCCGGGCCGGCGCGCACGCCCTCGCGGATGCGGTCCTTGAGCAGGAGACTGCCGTCGACATCGTGGTGAACTCGGCGGGCGTCAACATTCGCCCGCCGCTCGGCGAACTCACGGATCCCGAGTGGGACACGACGATGGCCGTGAACCTCGAGGCGCCGTTCGTGCTCGGGCAGCGACTGTCCCCCGGCATGATTGAGCGCGGCTACGGCAGACTGATCCACATCAGCTCACAGCAGGCGCACCGTCCCTTCGCGTCGAGCGGGGCATACGGGGTCTCGAAGGCCGCGGTCGAGGGCCTCGCCCGCTCACAGGCCGAAGCGTGGTCCTCGTTCGGCGTGACGGCAAACTCGCTCATCCCGGGATTCGTCCAGACCCCGTTGAACACCAGGCTGAGTTCGGACCCTGCCGTCGTCGCGGCCCTCGCCGCCCGCACGCTGGTCGGGCGCAACGGGCTACCGGAGGACTTCGCGGGCGCCGCGGTCTTCCTCGCGAGTCCCGCCGCCGCCTACGTCACCGGCCAGTCGCTCGCCGTCGACGGCGGCTTCTCGGTGCACTAG
- the purN gene encoding phosphoribosylglycinamide formyltransferase, producing MLRLAVLISGGGSNLQALIEATKDPDFPAEIVCVGADTDAAGLAHAEAAAIPNFVVRPADYASRADWGAAFAAEIQSHDVDLVVSAGLMRILPVGFVAAFSPRLINTHPALLPLFPGAHAVRDALAAGATETGVTVHIIDEGVDTGPVLRQATVAVRDGEREADLHERIKQEERPLLIRTVREIADGTLDLAAVASAARAQ from the coding sequence GTGTTGAGACTCGCGGTTCTTATCTCTGGTGGCGGCAGCAATCTTCAGGCCCTCATCGAGGCGACGAAAGATCCGGATTTTCCCGCAGAGATCGTGTGCGTTGGCGCCGACACCGACGCAGCCGGCCTCGCCCATGCCGAGGCTGCGGCGATCCCGAACTTCGTGGTGCGACCCGCGGACTACGCGAGCCGCGCTGACTGGGGAGCCGCGTTCGCCGCGGAGATCCAGAGCCACGACGTCGATCTGGTCGTGAGCGCTGGCCTCATGCGCATTCTCCCCGTGGGGTTCGTCGCTGCGTTCTCGCCGCGCCTCATCAACACGCACCCGGCCCTGCTGCCGCTCTTCCCAGGCGCCCACGCGGTGCGGGACGCGCTCGCCGCTGGCGCCACCGAGACTGGCGTCACCGTGCACATCATCGACGAGGGCGTCGATACCGGCCCAGTGTTGCGTCAGGCGACCGTCGCGGTGCGTGACGGCGAGCGTGAGGCCGACCTCCACGAACGCATCAAGCAGGAGGAGCGTCCGCTGCTCATCCGAACCGTCCGCGAGATCGCCGACGGAACGCTCGACCTCGCTGCCGTGGCGTCTGCCGCGCGCGCCCAGTAG